The proteins below are encoded in one region of Belonocnema kinseyi isolate 2016_QV_RU_SX_M_011 chromosome 1, B_treatae_v1, whole genome shotgun sequence:
- the LOC117181278 gene encoding zinc finger BED domain-containing protein 4-like: MIGNYDHMSFTSDIWTDTSSGASLLSLTCHGISDKFERSSIVLKCETFDDRHTGDIIAEKFKTMPAEWNISTEKVHCIVRDEGSNMKRGMRLVLLDDLDCTVHKMQIAIRHGFQSQENIKDVKEKCKKISTHFNHSTIAQKQLEKIQDRLNQPHLKVFQDCETRWNSTEYMFERFTKIKDALSLYTNDNKIESIFPEEWKVIECCLELLKPFEEATHEMSSSQALISSVIPIIQMLLKKLDDYLAKPTETDPIQLAASILKTQFSAKFSSLEDSNLFAIATYLDPRYKHKFFKPVTEEKIKDAILKIVNDPVSTGSPESSPSWETSKRRRLEDALDPEPGTSGMGNKSGFKSDLAMMLDSSSEDEGEGEPDDSSPDIFLRKELVMYRNKKRLDLDENPLNWWKVN, encoded by the coding sequence ATGATTGGAAACTATGATCATATGTCATTTACTTCAGATATATGGACAGATACCAGTTCAGGTGCTTCTTTGCTTAGTCTGACTTGCCACGGAATATCAGATAAATTTGAGCGATCGTCAATTGTATTAAAATGCGAGACTTTTGATGACCGTCATACTGGTGAcataattgcagaaaaattcaAGACAATGCCTGCTGAATggaatatttcaactgaaaaagtgcATTGCATAGTACGAGACGAGGGCTCCAACATGAAAAGAGGTATGCGATTAGTGTTGTTAGATGACTTAGATTGTACCGTTCATAAGATGCAGATTGCTATAAGACATGGTTTCCAATCACAGGAAAACATAAAAGacgtcaaagaaaaatgtaaaaaaatttcaactcattTTAACCATTCAACTATTGCTCAAAAGCAACTTGAGAAAATTCAAGATAGACTAAATCAACCGCATCTGAAAGTATTCCAGGATTGCGAGACGCGCTGGAACAGCACAGAGTACATGTTTGAGCGTTTTACTAAGATAAAAGATGCTTTGAGTCTTTACACAAATGACaacaaaattgaatcaatttttccAGAAGAGTGGAAAGTAATAGAATGTTGTCTTGAACTACTGAAACCTTTTGAAGAAGCCACTCATGAAATGAGTAGCTCACAGGCTCTCATATCATCTGTGATTCCCATCATTCAAATGCTTCTTAAAAAACTTGACGACTATTTAGCGAAACCAACAGAGACAGATCCGATTCAGTTGGCAGCATCAATTctgaaaacacaattttcagcTAAGTTTTCTTCCTTAGAAGATAGCAATTTATTTGCTATTGCAACGTATTTAGACCCTCgctataaacataaatttttcaaaccagtCACGGAAGAAAAAATAAAGGATGCTATTTTGAAGATCGTAAATGATCCAGTTTCCACTGGATCTCCTGAATCGTCACCAAGTTGGGAAACATCAAAAAGGAGGAGATTGGAAGATGCTCTCGATCCTGAACCAGGGACATCTGGTATGGGTAATAAGAGTGGCTTTAAAAGCGATCTTGCCATGATGTTAGATTCATCAAGCGAAGATGAAGGTGAAGGAGAACCTGACGACAGTAGCCCCGATATTTTTCTTCGGAAAGAACTTGTTATGTATCGCAATAAAAAAAGACTAGATTTAGATGAAAATCCACTCAATTGGTGGAAAGTTAATTAG